ATCTCATTCATTGCATATTTTCTCTCCTCATTGCGACAGTTTTAGTATTTAATAAGTGTTTTGGTTCAATATTTGTTGAAGTTGAATTTCCTCCCCAACTACCACATCCTAAGGTAAATGATGGCGCTAAATAGAAATTATACATATCACCAACTGCTCCTAAACTTGCTGGCATATTAACAACCATTCTTCCGGCATTACATTGATCACGTCATAACGCAATTTCAGTTTTACCTTTAACCTCATCAGTTCATAAACTAGCAGTATGTCCTGGTCCCATTGTTAACAACTCTTTTGCCATTGTTAACGCATGATCAAAATCTTTTGCTTTATATAATGAAACATAAGTTGACAATTTTTCATGAGCCAATGGTTCATCATAACTTGTTTTTTCTGCTACACACAAAATTAATTTTGTATTTTCAGGAATTGTAACTCCAGCTAATTTTGCGATTGTTTGTGGTGTTTGTCCTACTAAAGTTGCATTTAAAACTCCATATTTACCTTCTTTAAACATTGCTTTACGGATTTTATCTAAATCTTCTTTTTTGGTCATTACATAACCATTTTTAGCTTCAAACAGTTTAACCACTTGATCATAAACTTTTTCCACCACAATTACTGCATTTTCAGTTGCACAAATAACCCCATTATCAAAAGTATTTGATTGAATAATTGATGATGTTGCGGTATTTAAATCAGCTAATTCGGTAATAATTGCTGGACAGTTTCCAGCTCCAACCCCAATTGCTGGTTTCCCTGATGAATAAGCTGATTTAACCATTCCTGGCCCACCAGTTGCTAATATTAAATCAGCTGCTTGCATTAAATCAGTTGTATCTTGAATTTGAGCATCTTCAACTCAGGCAATAATATCTTTTGGTGCCCCGGCTGCTACTGCGGCATCTAAAATAATTTTGGCAGCTTTAATGGTACAATCTTTCGCCCCTGGGTGTGGTGAAATAATAATTCCATTTCTTGTTTTTAATGCTAACATTGTTTTAAAAATGGCTGTTGCAGTTGGATTAGTTGTTGGAATAACCGCTGCAATAATTCCAACTGGTTCATATACTAATTGGTATCCTAACCCAACATTTTCTTCATAAACCCCCACTGTTTTACTATCACGATACTTGTTATAAACATATTCTGCAGCATAATGGTTTTTAATAATTTTATCTTCAATAATTCCCATATTTGTTTCATGAACAGCATCAATTGCTAATTCAATTCGAGCTTTGTTTGCAGCAACTGCTGCTGCATAGAAGATTTTATCAACTTGTTCTTGTGAAAAAGTAGCAAAGACTTTTTGAGCTACGCCGACTTTCTCAATTAATCCTTGAATTTTTTTATTTTCCATAACTTTAAATTTACTCCTTTTTTCTTTCTCTATTTATATTTATACTATATTTTTACTTTTTTACCATTGTTTTACTAATAAAATTACCAAAAATTTTCATAAAAAATATTAAAATCTTAATTTTTACGATATTACTATTGAAAAAAATAAAAAATTCCAGTTCTTTTTAGTTATTCGTTATAATTAATACAAGGAGGCAAACAATGCAAAAAGACAAAATTTTACTCGTTTCTCATCCAAATGATGAAGAACAAAGAAAAACATTTTTAACTAAATACCAAGCAACCTTTGATTTTATCTGCCCAACGTTGCCCGAAATTAATAATGGTTTATTTACTGATGAAATGTTAATTAAACATATTGAAACAACAATTATTTCCGATACCAAAGCAGCAATCATTCTTATTGGTAGTGAAACATGAAAACAAAAAATCGTAGATTGAGTAATTGCTGGAATATTAAATCAGCAAAAAGGTTTATTTGGAATTATTCTTAGTACCAACAATAACTTTGGTTTTAGCAAAAAACTAACTGATCCAAATACAATTCCGCTCCGTCTAATGACAAATGTCAAAAATAAATATGCCGAATTGTATAATTGAAACATTATTAATATGGATTTAACCCAGTGAGTTAATAATGCTTATCATAATGCTCAAACTCATAAGCATAACAATCAGGCGGCTTTATTTCGTCAGAACCAATAAAAAAATCACATCAAATGATGTGATTTTTTTATTATGCATCGTGCATGGCTTTGTTAATAATTTTTAAACATTGTTGACAATATTCTCGGGTTGGGGGAATTACTTCTGGTAACTCAAACTTACGATTCATGTTGTTATATTTTGGCACCATCATATTATGATATGGTAAAATTTCAAATTTCTCCATATGTTTTAAATCTTTAATAAAGTGACCAATTCCTGTTAAATTTTCTTTGCTATCCGTATAACCTGGAACTAAAACATGACGAATTCATAAATTAGCTCCTTGTTCATCTAATCATTTAATTCCCCGTAAAATATTTTCATTTCCTAATCCTGTTAATTCCTTATGACGCGCTGAATTAATTTCTTTAATATCACAAATAAACAAATCACAAACTTTTACTAATTCACTTCATTTTTGTAATAACAGTGGATTTTCACTAAAGGTTACGACCGAAGTATCAACACAGGTATGAATTCCTCTTTTTTTTAATGCAGTAAATAAAGCAATAATAAAATCAATTTGCATCAAGGGTTCACCCCCTGACATTGTTATTCCCCCCTGACGATAAAATTCTTTTGATTTTTCATAATGATCAATAATTTCAGTAACAGTAATTGGTTTTTCTTTGTTAATAACTTGCGTTTCAGGATTATGACAATATTTGCACCGTAATGGACAACCTTGTAGAAAGTATACTAACCGTAACCCCGGACCATCCACAGCACCAAACGATTCGTAACTACTATAGTAGCCAATAACTTCTGGCATTTTTCTCTCCTTTTCTCTACAAATTAATTATATTCCTTAATTTAACAAAAAGAAAGCGACGAGTAATTTTAATTATCCACAGCTTTAAAACTATAAAACAATAATTTATAATAGTTTATGTAATAATATTTCAACTTTGATAAGTGGGGACCCCCGTTTGATGTTTTAAAATTGGTCGTAAAATTATTTTTGTTCCTGATGACAACCGTAAATTTTTGACATAATAATTATTATTCATTGTTTCACCCAAGCGATAATACTTGTTATTGTTTGCTAAATAAACTTCATAATAAGCAATTTCATCACGGTAGACTTCATTTACCGTTCAATTTAACCGAAGACTACTTAAATTATCCCGTTTAATCGCATACTCTGATTGCAAATTAGTAATATAATCAGGAGTTAAATTAATATTAGTGTTTTTCTTTTCATTATAATTAACACTAAATTCACCAACATTAACTTTAAAAGCTTCGCCTTTACCACCGGTTGGGTTCAATGATAAACCAATTTTAGCAATTTTTTCGTTATTTAAAGTAAGCCTTTGATTTAAATTAGTTTTAAAAGTAATTCATCCATTGTTGTCTTCTTCAAGTTGATCGGGAGCAACTTCTTTTTCATCACCATTATCTAATGTTACTACTAATTTAATATCAAATTTTGTTTGTAAGTCTGATAATGTCAAAACCTTGTTCTTAGCATCACTAACTTTATAGCGAATGCCAATTACTTTATCTGTTTGACTATAATTAGTTCCCATAATATTTCAAATAACCTTATTATTAAAAACTCCCGGTGGAATAACACCCGTTCTTTCATCAACCTTATTAAAACTACCTCCAATGGCAATTGAATTTCCTTTTTGATAAGGCTCATAATAATCATAATATCCAGTTAAAGTTGGAACTTGTCTTTTGGTAACGCTATCATGAATATCTCACTTATATGTTAATTGTGTATCAGCAAGACGACGATTATTTCACGGATAGTTATCAATAACTTGTTGGTCTGCTGTAACAAATTTTCGCCCTTGTCCTGTTGAAAAATTAGTTTTAAATTCTGATAAAGCATCCGGATCATTATCGAATAAAACCGTATTTTCTAACACTAAATTACCAATCCCAAAACTGTAATTGTCAACTGGATAGTTTGGATCTCATGATACTGAACCTTGATCAATATCAGATAAAAAACGATTACGACCAGTAAAAACCATATCATCATAATAATTCTGATAAATTGTGCCATAAGTATCATCACTTAAAGTTAATGGCCGTTTTAAATTTTCAAGATAAATATTAGCTAAATCCCGTGCTGTTGAAGCTGCAAAAGTTGTAATTGAATTTCGATTTTGCCCACTAAAAGTTCATTTATTAGCAAAAAGATCATTTTTTTCCTTATTTCAATCAGTATATGGGTTTCCATTAGGATCCAAATGATTTTGTGTTAATTCAGTAATATTGCGTGTTCCAATTCGATCTTCGTTATAAAAAATTTTGCCTCCAATTCAACCACCAAGATTATACATATTATACGTCTCAAAGGAATTATATTCAGGATGACGTTGATTTCAAGTTTCAGAATCATTTGGTCACACATAAAAATCTTGGACATATTTGCCGTTAGATGCTGCTGCTAACCCAGCTGCATCTTCATCTCGTAACTTATCTTTATCAAATGCTAATGTTCCTTGGTTTTTATATGTCACCATTTCTAATTTTTTAATTTCCTCATTATCACTTGCCTTGACTTTATCCATAAATTGTTGCACAATTGCAATTGAAACCTTGTTATCCATAATTGTCCCATTTGGTGCCCCACCATTAGGTTCATTATTATAGAACCAACCATCAAAACCAAGATACTTTGCCATTTTAATTAAAACATCCACAATTTTATAATTACCTTCGTTATCCCGAACTAAATAATCTTGTAACATATTTTTAACCAAACCATGATAGCCATCTAAATAAATACTACCATAAATTTTTGTCCCATTAATATGCGCGGCATTAATAGCATCTGCTGCAGGAGGCACAATAATTCCTTCGTCCGCCGCACCAGCTCACGCTGTAAAACCATCTAAATATTGTCAATTATTAAAATTATTTCCAAACATTCTTTTACTACCAACAATGCTATTGGTTCCACTAGTACTTTGCACTGCCAACCCTAGATTTAACGCTTTTACGCGTGAATCTTGCGTTTTTGTTCATTTACTTGCTACTTTTTTTGTTTTTAGTAAAGGAACATCTGCTTGATTATATTTTAAATCATAATCCGTTGATTCGTTTCAATCTAAAATACTATTGATTTTTTCATATAAATAATATTTATCTCTTTCCCCAAAATCACGGCGAAAATTACCATTTGGCAAATAAGCTGAGTTTAAAGGAACTCCTGTTACGGCTTGCTTTTTAATGGCCTTCTGGTTTTTAAAACCAGTATTAAATTTTAAATAATCAATATATCGGGACAACTGTGGTAATGATAAATCACCAGATGGTGTTTCTTGCTGTGCAGATAAATAATTAACTTCATTATATTGTTTAAAATAGGGTTCTTCTTCTTGCCAATTATAATCTGGTAAAGTTGCTAAATTAATGCCTAAAAAATTTGTTTGACAAGCAATTAAGCTTAATGTTGTTCCGTTAATTAAAGTTAATGTACCAAGAACATACAA
This genomic window from Spiroplasma sp. SV19 contains:
- the adhE gene encoding bifunctional acetaldehyde-CoA/alcohol dehydrogenase, yielding MENKKIQGLIEKVGVAQKVFATFSQEQVDKIFYAAAVAANKARIELAIDAVHETNMGIIEDKIIKNHYAAEYVYNKYRDSKTVGVYEENVGLGYQLVYEPVGIIAAVIPTTNPTATAIFKTMLALKTRNGIIISPHPGAKDCTIKAAKIILDAAVAAGAPKDIIAWVEDAQIQDTTDLMQAADLILATGGPGMVKSAYSSGKPAIGVGAGNCPAIITELADLNTATSSIIQSNTFDNGVICATENAVIVVEKVYDQVVKLFEAKNGYVMTKKEDLDKIRKAMFKEGKYGVLNATLVGQTPQTIAKLAGVTIPENTKLILCVAEKTSYDEPLAHEKLSTYVSLYKAKDFDHALTMAKELLTMGPGHTASLWTDEVKGKTEIALWRDQCNAGRMVVNMPASLGAVGDMYNFYLAPSFTLGCGSWGGNSTSTNIEPKHLLNTKTVAMRRENMQWMRLPERIYHKFGCLPIALQDLKEWKSKKAFIVTDPMINQLYGTRVTSVLEDLGIKYDVFADVEPNPTFATTTRGVKSMQNSKPDVVIAIGGGSAMDAAKMIWLMYQHPDVKFADLAMTFNDIRKRIVKFPIIDKSIRLVCIPTTSGTGSEVTPFSVITDDKTHIKYPLADYALTPDMAIVDPELTLTVPKGGTNAPALDALTHLFESYVSVLATDYTDPYALQGIKTIFEYLPDAYHNGQTAVKARCKMADAATQAGMAFANAFLGLVHSMSHKIGGEFGVIHGSANSILLPYVIRYNAATILDGGKQTYFSQYTVANALERYAQIAKYCGVKGSSDTELVDKLIANVQALSKDVEIPASFKDYFTKFNIAINEKEFLAVVDKMAQDAFDDQCTPANPRIPLISDIKQIYLDAYHGAAVKPLKK
- a CDS encoding TIR domain-containing protein; translation: MQKDKILLVSHPNDEEQRKTFLTKYQATFDFICPTLPEINNGLFTDEMLIKHIETTIISDTKAAIILIGSETWKQKIVDWVIAGILNQQKGLFGIILSTNNNFGFSKKLTDPNTIPLRLMTNVKNKYAELYNWNIINMDLTQWVNNAYHNAQTHKHNNQAALFRQNQ
- the pflA gene encoding pyruvate formate-lyase-activating protein; this translates as MPEVIGYYSSYESFGAVDGPGLRLVYFLQGCPLRCKYCHNPETQVINKEKPITVTEIIDHYEKSKEFYRQGGITMSGGEPLMQIDFIIALFTALKKRGIHTCVDTSVVTFSENPLLLQKWSELVKVCDLFICDIKEINSARHKELTGLGNENILRGIKWLDEQGANLWIRHVLVPGYTDSKENLTGIGHFIKDLKHMEKFEILPYHNMMVPKYNNMNRKFELPEVIPPTREYCQQCLKIINKAMHDA